Within the Mycobacterium gordonae genome, the region CTGGAACTCGATCTGCACGCCGTCGATGGTGTGCGTCTCGCCCGTCTGCCTGATATCGACGGTCGGGACGATCAGCCCGACTTCACCGGTCGACGGCGTCTGGCCGAGTCCGCACCCGACCTGCTCCTGCGGACCGCGTTCCAACAACGTGCCGTACATGTAGGTGGCGCGGCGGGTCATTGCCGGACCGGCGTAGACGTTCTCCTGGACGGCGTGTGCGGTGAAGCCCTCCGGCGCCAGCACCGCCACCTTCCCGGCGTCCACGTCGGCCTGCGAGGTCACGCCGAGCACGCCGCCGAAGTGATCGACGTGGCTGTGGGTGTAGATCACCGCGACCACGGGCCGGTCGCCACCCCGATGGGCGCGGTACAGGTCCAGTGCGGCGGCGGCCACCTCCGTGGACACCAGCGGATCGATGACGATCACTCCGGTGTCACCTTCGACGAAGCTGATGTTGGAGATGTCGAACCCGCGCACCTGATAGATCCCCGGCACCACCTCGTAGAGGCCCTGCTTGGCAGCCAGCGTGGACTGCCGCCAGAGACTGGGGTGCACCGACGTGGGCGCCGGCCCGTCGAGGAACGCGTAAACGTCGTTGTCCCACACCACGCGGCCGTCGGCCGCCTTGATGACGCACGGCGTCAGAGCGGCGATAAAACCCCGGTCTGCGTCGTCGAAATCCCTTGTGTCATCGAATGGTAGCGGATGCCGGCTATGTGCCGATTCGATTGTCTGGGCAGGAGGCTTGTGATCCACCGGCACTACCTTGCCATTAATCGAGCCGTCCTGAGTGGCAACTCGCGCGCAAATTCTTTTCGTTGGACCCTAGCCATTCCGTCCGGTGAAGTCGCATACTGCCGTGGCGGTCCGCAATGACGATGGACCGCTACAACAGGCAAAGGAGCACACAGGTGAAGCGTGGGCTGACGGTCGCGGTGGCCGGAGCGGCCATTCTGGTCGCGGGTCTTTCCGGATGTTCGAGCAACAAGTCCAACACGGGCAGCGGGTCCTCGAGCGCAAGCGCATCCTCCGGCGCATCCGGCACGAAGGTGATCATCGACGGGCAGGACCAGCACGTGACCGGCACGACCGTGTGCACGACGGCGGCCGGCAACGTCAACATCGCGATCGGTGGGGCGGCGACAGGCATCGCCGCGGTGCTCACCGACGCCAATCCGCCTGAGGTGAAGTCCGTCGGCCTCGGCAACGTCAACGGCGTCACCCTCGCCTACACATCCGGCACCGGCCAGGGCAAGGCCGAGGCGACCAAGAACGGCAACGCCTACAAGATCACCGGCACCGCCACCGGGGTGGACATGGCCAACCCGATGTCCCCGGTGAACAAGCCCTTCGAGATCGACGTCACCTGCTCATAGTTCGACGTCCTGCAGTGTCTTGAAAGTCGTTCGCGGACGGTTGCCGGTCGTTGCCCGGCAACCGCACCGCGAACTCGGTGCGGCCGGGCCGGCTGTTCACCGTGATTGTTCCGTCGTGTGCCTTGACGACAGCGGAGACGATCGCCAAACCCAGCCCCGTACTGCCGCCCTTGCGCGAGCGTGAGCTGTCCCCGCGTGCGAACCGCTCGAAAACCTCTGACTGCTGCGCCGCCGGAATTCCCGGGCCGTTGTCGATGACCTGCAGTAGCGTCTGAGTCTGCTCGGTGCTCAATCGGGTGGTGACCACCGTGCCCGGCGCCGTGTGAATGCGGGCGTTGGCCAGCAGATTTGCCATCACCTGTCGCAGGCGTGCCTCGTCTCCGGTGACCAACACGGGTTCCGGCGGCAGATCGAGTTCCCACTGGTGGTCCGGCCCGGCGATGTGTGCGTCACTGACGGCGTCGACCGCGAGGCGGGACAGGTCGACCGGTTCGCGCTCGAGCGGCCGACCGGAATCCAGCCTGGCCAGCAGCAGCAAGTCCTCGACCAGGCGGGTGATCCGGTCGGTCTCGGATGCCACCCGGCTCATGGCGTGCGCAACGGCCTCGCGGTCGTCACCCATGCGTTGAGCGAGTTCGGTGTAGCCGCGGATCGCCGCGAGCGGCGTACGCAGTTCGTGGCTGGCATCGGCGACGAACTGGCGGACCCGGGTCTCGCTGGCCTGCCGGGTCGACAGAGCGGCAGAGATGTGATCGAGCATCCTGTTGAGCGCCGAACCGAGTTGGCCCACCTCGGTATACGGGTTTGCATCGGACTCCGGCACCCGCACCGGCAGCTCCACCTCACCGCGGTCCAACGGCAGATCCGCGACTTTCGTCGCGGTCTGAGACACCCGCTGCAGCGGCGCCAGTGCCCGCCGGATGATGACGACGCCGGCGACGGTAGCGGCGGCCACGGCGATCAGGGTGACGATGCCGAATATGACCAGCATCCGGAATTCGGTGGCGTCGATGTTGGACATCGACAGCCCGGTCACGATGACGTCGGCCCGGTTGCGGCTCGGGGCGGCGACCACCCGGTAACGGCCCAAGCCGTCGAGGTTCAGCGTCACCGGCGAGCGGCTGCCGGCGATCTGCTCCAACTGGCGCTGGGCGGTCGGTGTCAACGCAGCGCGGGCGCCGCTGCCGGTCAGGTAGCCGGCGTCCAACGTTTTGCCGTCGCTGACCACCGCCGCGACCATCCCGGCGGGCTGGCCCGGAGCGTCCAGGAAACGGGGGCCGGGACCGGTCTTGGGAAAGCGCGGCTCGCGGTGCCGGGGCGATTCGGGGTACAGCAGCGAGGAACGGTAGGAGGTACCGCTGAGCTGGCTGTCCAGCTGTGCCAGCAAGTGGTGGCGTAACGCGAGTTCGGTTGCGGCGGTGATGCCGACGCACACGACCGCGAGAACCGCGACCTGACCGACGATCAGGCGCAGCCGAAGCGACCAGACCCGCGGGCTTCTAGCGCGCCGGCTTGAGGACATAACCTGCGCCGCGCAGCGTGTGAATCATGGGTTCGCGACCGTTATCGATCTTCTTGCGCAGGTAGGAGATGTACAGCTCGACGATGTTGGACCGGCCGCCGAAATCGTAGCTCCAGACGCGGTCCAGTATCTGCGCCTTACTCAGCACCCGCTTGGCGTTGCGCATCATGAACCGCAACAGCTCGAACTCGGTGGAGGTCAACGAAATCGGCTCACCTGCCCGGGTCACCTCGTGGCTGTCCTCGTCGAGGACCAGATCGCCGACGACGAGTTGGGCGCCACTGTCGACGGTGGTGACGCCGGTGCGTCGCAGTAGGGCACGCAACCGCAGTACCACTTCTTCGATGCTGAACGGCTTGGTGACGTAGTCGTCTCCGCCGGCGGTCAATCCGGCGATCCGGTCTTCCACGGCGTCCTTGGCCGTCAACAGCAGAACCGGCAGACCGGGATGCTCCTGACGCAGCTTGTGTAGGACGTCCAGGCCGCTCATGTCCGGCAGCATCACGTCGAGGACGACGACGTCGGGGCGCTCGGCGCGGGCGGCGGCGATGGCCGTCGAACCGTCACTGGCGGTGGCGATGTTCCAGCCCTCATACCGCAGGGCCATCGACACCATCTCGGCCAGCACGGGTTCGTCGTCCACCACCAGCACGGTGACCGGTTGACCGTCGGCGCGGCACATGACCACGCGCTCAGTTCGGGGAGCCGCCACGAGTTCCAGTATCCGCACCGGACTGGGCCGAGGCTATGCCGTCCCTATGCCCCCGCTGTGAAACGAAAGGATCCCGTGACCGCAGCTGCGGTCACGGGACCTTCCCGGTGTGCCGCGATCAGTACCAGTTTCGCCTGCCGGCGACGGGCCGGCCGACGGAGCCCATGGCCCACATCACCGCACCGACAACAAGCAGGACCACTCCAAGCACCGTCAACAAATGCACCCCGAAGACGAAGCCGAGGATGAGCAACAGAGCGCCGACGACAATCATGACAACTTTCCTTTACCTAGCAGGGACATAACTGATCGATTGCATTGCACTGGGCTGCGGCAACTTGGGCGCATGGCAATCTTTGACTTTCGGATTTACGCCCATGTAATTCAATGGCCCCGCTATCACCGTTACCGCGACGGTTCCCAGTGAGGCACAACTGGTTTCCTCGCCCTTGAAGTAGTTTCGCTGCCAGGCTGCGAGGACTCCGATGAGCAGCCAGGCCAGAACAATTACCCCGACAATTCCGCGACCGCGATACA harbors:
- a CDS encoding lipoprotein LpqH, whose amino-acid sequence is MKRGLTVAVAGAAILVAGLSGCSSNKSNTGSGSSSASASSGASGTKVIIDGQDQHVTGTTVCTTAAGNVNIAIGGAATGIAAVLTDANPPEVKSVGLGNVNGVTLAYTSGTGQGKAEATKNGNAYKITGTATGVDMANPMSPVNKPFEIDVTCS
- a CDS encoding DUF6131 family protein — translated: MIVVGALLLILGFVFGVHLLTVLGVVLLVVGAVMWAMGSVGRPVAGRRNWY
- a CDS encoding sensor histidine kinase, which gives rise to MSSSRRARSPRVWSLRLRLIVGQVAVLAVVCVGITAATELALRHHLLAQLDSQLSGTSYRSSLLYPESPRHREPRFPKTGPGPRFLDAPGQPAGMVAAVVSDGKTLDAGYLTGSGARAALTPTAQRQLEQIAGSRSPVTLNLDGLGRYRVVAAPSRNRADVIVTGLSMSNIDATEFRMLVIFGIVTLIAVAAATVAGVVIIRRALAPLQRVSQTATKVADLPLDRGEVELPVRVPESDANPYTEVGQLGSALNRMLDHISAALSTRQASETRVRQFVADASHELRTPLAAIRGYTELAQRMGDDREAVAHAMSRVASETDRITRLVEDLLLLARLDSGRPLEREPVDLSRLAVDAVSDAHIAGPDHQWELDLPPEPVLVTGDEARLRQVMANLLANARIHTAPGTVVTTRLSTEQTQTLLQVIDNGPGIPAAQQSEVFERFARGDSSRSRKGGSTGLGLAIVSAVVKAHDGTITVNSRPGRTEFAVRLPGNDRQPSANDFQDTAGRRTMSR
- the tcrX gene encoding two-component system response regulator TcrX, with protein sequence MCRADGQPVTVLVVDDEPVLAEMVSMALRYEGWNIATASDGSTAIAAARAERPDVVVLDVMLPDMSGLDVLHKLRQEHPGLPVLLLTAKDAVEDRIAGLTAGGDDYVTKPFSIEEVVLRLRALLRRTGVTTVDSGAQLVVGDLVLDEDSHEVTRAGEPISLTSTEFELLRFMMRNAKRVLSKAQILDRVWSYDFGGRSNIVELYISYLRKKIDNGREPMIHTLRGAGYVLKPAR